A window of Candidatus Vicinibacter proximus contains these coding sequences:
- a CDS encoding rhomboid family intramembrane serine protease, with translation MIPITEAVKHLLILNVLVFLGTTTLMNEDRYVLALFYPESPFFHPWQLVTHMFMHANLSHLMFNMLSLFFIGPMMENSLGTKRFITFFAVCGFGGALLHLAFKWYQINIYGDYALMNVPALGASGAINGLFIGLAYLFPNIELYLMLIPFPIKAKYLAIFTLAADLLWGLSGQSTGVAHFAHLGGALFGFLLLLYWTRKR, from the coding sequence ATGATTCCCATTACTGAAGCTGTAAAACATCTCCTTATTCTTAATGTTCTTGTTTTTCTTGGGACTACTACTTTAATGAATGAGGACCGATATGTACTTGCACTATTCTATCCTGAAAGTCCTTTTTTCCATCCCTGGCAATTGGTCACACATATGTTTATGCATGCCAATCTCTCTCATCTGATGTTTAATATGCTTTCCCTATTCTTTATAGGTCCAATGATGGAAAATTCTTTAGGCACAAAAAGATTTATTACTTTTTTTGCAGTATGTGGTTTTGGAGGAGCCCTGTTGCATTTGGCATTTAAATGGTACCAAATCAATATTTATGGAGATTATGCCCTTATGAATGTGCCTGCTTTGGGGGCAAGTGGCGCTATCAATGGGCTCTTTATCGGACTGGCTTACCTATTCCCTAACATTGAACTTTATCTAATGCTCATCCCATTCCCAATTAAAGCAAAATATCTGGCTATTTTCACACTTGCCGCTGATCTGCTTTGGGGTCTTAGTGGCCAATCTACCGGAGTAGCTCACTTTGCTCATTTGGGAGGTGCACTTTTTGGATTTTTATTGTTACTTTATTGGACAAGGAAAAGATAG
- the mutL gene encoding DNA mismatch repair endonuclease MutL, with protein MSDLIRLLPDGVVNQIAAGEVIQRPASVVKELLDNAVDSGANEIKLLVKEAGKLLIQVNDNGCGMSPIDARMSFERHATSKIKSAEDLFAIQTKGFRGEALASIASVAQVEMKTRRHEDNIGTRIQISDSKIRSQEGCACLPGTQISVEQLFFSIPARRKFLKSDTVELRHIHDEFISQALAHPEIKWVYTQGENEIYNLPPGSLKHRILNIYGKKYVEDLIPLEQDTEVVQITGFIGKPELIKKTRGEQILFVNRRLIKSPYLNHAIISAYEELIAPGAFPFYVLFLQIDPAKIDINVHPTKHEIKFDDERLIYNFLKVSVKHALGKHSLAPRLDFENANPGLDQLMGHSGQFMPRPETSGSVTHWKNLAFPTVPREIVQQREDQIFSPITPNSSDEGFFPQQEILDIVPFQIYNSYIFYASRNGLTFIDQQAAHERIMYEYYKKSMSEQSQLSQRLLFPQTFHLSKTDAKILSSLQEYFNAIGFELEEFGSDSFVIHGMPALLQGKFSETELIHKVLEQYKFNLEFELSPIENIARSMALSSSIKKGKALSQEEMSALIEQLFLCEKPNLSPTGKKCYFKIRHQDFLKNFNAL; from the coding sequence ATGTCAGATCTTATTAGACTTTTGCCCGATGGCGTGGTAAATCAAATTGCAGCAGGAGAGGTCATTCAACGACCTGCCTCTGTAGTGAAAGAATTGCTGGATAACGCCGTTGATTCAGGTGCCAATGAAATTAAACTGCTTGTGAAAGAAGCAGGCAAACTTTTAATTCAGGTAAATGACAATGGTTGTGGAATGAGTCCAATTGATGCAAGAATGTCATTTGAAAGACATGCCACCTCCAAAATAAAATCAGCTGAAGACCTTTTTGCCATACAAACCAAGGGTTTTAGAGGAGAAGCGCTTGCTTCTATTGCTTCGGTCGCACAGGTTGAAATGAAGACAAGAAGACATGAGGACAATATTGGAACAAGAATTCAGATTTCTGATTCAAAAATTAGATCTCAAGAGGGATGTGCTTGTCTGCCCGGAACACAAATCAGCGTTGAACAATTGTTTTTCAGCATTCCCGCCAGAAGAAAGTTTCTTAAATCGGATACAGTGGAATTAAGACACATTCACGATGAGTTTATTTCACAAGCCCTTGCCCATCCTGAAATTAAATGGGTGTACACCCAAGGTGAAAATGAAATCTATAACCTACCTCCCGGAAGTCTAAAACATAGAATTCTCAATATTTATGGAAAAAAATATGTTGAGGATCTGATCCCTTTGGAACAGGATACAGAGGTTGTTCAAATTACCGGATTCATAGGAAAACCTGAACTCATCAAAAAGACCCGAGGAGAACAAATTCTATTTGTCAACAGAAGATTGATTAAAAGCCCATATCTAAATCATGCAATAATTTCAGCATATGAAGAACTCATTGCTCCGGGTGCTTTCCCATTTTATGTACTTTTCCTCCAAATAGATCCCGCTAAAATTGATATCAACGTCCACCCAACCAAACATGAAATCAAATTTGACGATGAGAGATTAATTTATAATTTTCTGAAAGTTTCGGTAAAACATGCATTGGGAAAACACAGTCTTGCTCCTCGGTTGGACTTCGAAAATGCAAACCCCGGTTTGGATCAACTAATGGGTCATTCGGGTCAATTCATGCCCAGACCTGAAACTAGTGGGAGTGTGACCCATTGGAAAAATCTGGCCTTTCCAACTGTACCAAGAGAAATTGTGCAACAAAGAGAAGACCAGATATTTTCGCCAATTACTCCAAATTCTTCAGATGAGGGATTTTTTCCCCAACAAGAAATACTTGACATCGTTCCTTTTCAGATTTATAATTCATATATTTTCTATGCAAGCCGGAATGGACTAACTTTTATTGACCAGCAGGCTGCACATGAAAGAATTATGTATGAATACTATAAAAAATCAATGAGTGAACAATCACAATTATCACAAAGATTATTGTTTCCTCAGACCTTTCACCTGAGTAAAACGGACGCAAAAATACTTTCCTCTCTTCAGGAATATTTTAATGCCATTGGTTTTGAATTGGAAGAATTCGGTTCTGATTCATTTGTTATTCATGGAATGCCGGCATTGTTGCAAGGAAAGTTTTCAGAAACTGAACTCATCCATAAAGTACTGGAACAATATAAATTTAATCTTGAATTTGAATTGTCACCAATAGAAAACATTGCACGGTCTATGGCTTTAAGTTCTTCCATAAAAAAAGGGAAAGCTTTGAGTCAGGAAGAAATGTCCGCACTCATTGAACAGTTATTTTTATGCGAAAAACCCAATTTGAGCCCTACAGGTAAAAAATGTTATTTCAAAATCAGACATCAGGATTTTCTTAAAAATTTCAATGCCTTATGA
- a CDS encoding amidophosphoribosyltransferase, with protein MSDQIKHECGLAFVRLLKPLEYYQEKYGTAFYGLQKLQLLMQKQRNRGQDGAGMATIKLNTQPGEKYISRRRSNAPNYLQALFEGVYSHFKDITLEQANDPVWLKANKPFMGEVLLGHLRYGTHGDNSIATVHPFIRENNWISRNLVIAGNFNMTNIEELFDKLVSMGQYPKVKSDTVTVMEKIGHFLDEEVQHLFNWYKPEGYNQVEINPLIFDNLDISRVLKKATKKFDGGYVMAGMIGHGDAFILRDPNGIRPAFYYQDEEIVAVASERPALQTALGIRRTEVHEIKPGNALIIKHHGEVKEVLCLEPGEKLSCSFERIYFSRGNDYDIYQERKNLGRQLVPAVIEAINGDLENTVFSFIPNTSETAFYGLVEGLHDYMNDQKAKQIRALGPEPEANQIKEILDKKPRIEKLVVKDDKMRTFIANDNIRGGLVSHVYDVSYGIVRNHQDTLVVLDDSIVRGTTLRDSIIRILATLKPKKIIVLSSSPQIRFPDCYGIDMSQINKFVAFKALIALIQRDEKEYLLEEAYDECLTQNKQPMEYIKNGIQKLYDHYSYEEISHKIGEMLTPKDLGIPVEIIFQTLEGLHKAIPDHKGDWYFSGIYPTPGGNRVVNRAFINFMEKKDVRAY; from the coding sequence ATGAGCGACCAAATCAAACACGAGTGTGGCCTGGCTTTTGTCCGCCTGCTTAAACCTCTCGAATACTATCAGGAAAAGTATGGTACGGCCTTTTATGGCCTGCAGAAGCTTCAACTTCTGATGCAAAAACAAAGAAACCGTGGACAAGATGGCGCGGGTATGGCTACCATTAAACTGAATACCCAGCCGGGAGAAAAATACATCAGCAGGAGGAGAAGTAATGCGCCAAATTACCTTCAGGCTTTATTTGAAGGAGTTTACAGTCATTTCAAGGATATTACTTTAGAACAGGCAAATGATCCAGTTTGGTTAAAAGCGAATAAACCATTTATGGGTGAGGTATTGTTGGGCCATCTCCGTTACGGAACCCATGGAGACAACAGTATTGCTACGGTTCACCCATTCATCCGAGAAAATAATTGGATCAGTCGCAATCTGGTTATAGCCGGGAATTTCAACATGACCAATATTGAAGAATTGTTTGACAAACTGGTCAGTATGGGTCAATATCCAAAAGTCAAATCGGATACTGTAACGGTTATGGAGAAGATTGGACATTTTCTGGATGAAGAGGTTCAACACCTTTTTAACTGGTATAAACCCGAAGGTTACAATCAGGTTGAAATCAACCCTTTAATTTTCGACAATCTGGACATTAGTCGAGTACTAAAAAAAGCTACCAAGAAATTTGATGGTGGATATGTGATGGCCGGGATGATTGGACATGGAGATGCTTTTATTTTAAGGGATCCGAATGGTATTCGTCCGGCATTTTATTATCAGGATGAAGAAATTGTGGCTGTAGCTTCGGAACGACCAGCTTTGCAAACTGCTCTTGGCATAAGGAGGACTGAGGTTCATGAAATCAAACCCGGAAATGCATTAATCATAAAGCATCATGGAGAGGTAAAGGAAGTATTGTGTCTTGAGCCTGGTGAAAAATTAAGTTGTTCATTTGAACGAATTTACTTTTCCAGGGGCAATGATTATGACATCTATCAAGAACGAAAAAACCTGGGCAGACAGCTGGTTCCGGCGGTGATTGAGGCCATTAATGGAGATTTGGAAAATACTGTTTTCTCATTTATTCCAAACACCTCTGAAACAGCATTTTATGGTTTGGTGGAGGGGCTTCATGATTATATGAACGATCAAAAAGCCAAGCAAATTAGAGCACTTGGGCCGGAGCCGGAAGCAAACCAGATAAAGGAAATATTGGATAAAAAACCAAGAATTGAAAAGTTGGTAGTTAAGGATGATAAAATGCGCACTTTTATCGCCAATGACAACATTAGGGGAGGTCTGGTATCCCATGTTTATGATGTAAGCTATGGAATAGTCAGGAATCACCAAGACACTTTGGTGGTATTGGATGATTCCATTGTTAGAGGAACAACCCTCCGTGACAGCATCATTAGGATTTTAGCGACTTTAAAGCCAAAAAAGATAATTGTACTCTCTTCCTCACCACAGATACGATTTCCGGATTGCTATGGCATTGACATGTCTCAAATAAATAAATTTGTAGCATTCAAAGCCCTGATCGCTTTAATTCAAAGGGATGAAAAGGAATATTTACTTGAGGAAGCTTACGATGAATGTTTAACACAGAACAAGCAACCAATGGAATACATCAAGAATGGTATTCAGAAATTGTACGATCATTACAGTTATGAGGAAATTTCTCATAAAATTGGAGAAATGCTGACACCTAAAGACCTTGGTATTCCTGTGGAGATTATTTTTCAAACCTTGGAAGGTTTGCATAAAGCCATTCCTGACCATAAGGGGGATTGGTATTTTTCCGGAATATACCCGACTCCCGGAGGTAACCGAGTTGTCAATAGAGCCTTCATTAATTTTATGGAGAAGAAAGATGTAAGAGCTTATTGA
- a CDS encoding glucose-1-phosphate thymidylyltransferase — MKAIIPVAGAGTKLRPFTYTQPKPLIPVAGKPIIAFILDHMIEAGIKDFIFVIGYLGDKIKEYLDENYNHINREYIFQGERMGLGHAIYTCKHLIPPGSEVLIQLGDTILDVDLNVLMHSKHHTLAVRKVNDPRAFGVVELHEDGTIKRLIEKPQIPKSNLAIVGLYFIKDFNILAHSLKHNIDNDLRTRGEFHLTDGLMHMIECGQRFDVMEVKNWFDCGKKEQLLLTNSILLDRDLDAHLESSISNHVIIIPPVKIGKDSKITNSIIGPHVTIGDHAQIEGVIIKDAIIGNYTILDNVTLHNSIIGNDAVIKGRSQSYNIGDNTEIDMA, encoded by the coding sequence ATGAAGGCCATCATCCCAGTTGCAGGCGCAGGAACTAAATTGCGCCCTTTCACCTATACACAACCTAAGCCACTCATTCCTGTGGCAGGAAAACCAATTATTGCCTTTATTCTGGATCACATGATTGAAGCCGGAATCAAGGATTTTATCTTTGTGATAGGTTATTTGGGTGATAAAATTAAAGAATACCTGGATGAAAATTATAACCACATCAATAGGGAATATATATTCCAGGGTGAAAGAATGGGCCTTGGGCATGCGATTTATACATGTAAGCATCTTATTCCTCCTGGCAGTGAGGTCCTTATCCAATTAGGCGACACCATTCTTGATGTGGACCTCAATGTGCTCATGCATTCAAAACACCATACCCTGGCAGTCCGTAAGGTAAACGATCCCAGAGCCTTTGGTGTGGTAGAACTTCATGAAGATGGGACCATCAAAAGACTGATCGAAAAACCCCAAATACCTAAATCCAATCTTGCTATTGTGGGCTTGTATTTTATCAAGGATTTTAACATTCTGGCCCATTCATTAAAACACAACATTGATAATGACCTGAGAACCCGAGGTGAATTTCATCTTACGGATGGATTAATGCATATGATCGAATGCGGCCAACGCTTCGATGTAATGGAAGTCAAAAACTGGTTTGATTGTGGGAAGAAAGAGCAACTTTTATTGACAAACTCCATACTCCTTGACCGTGATTTAGATGCGCATCTGGAGTCTTCCATATCAAATCATGTCATCATTATTCCACCTGTTAAAATTGGAAAAGATTCCAAAATTACCAATTCGATTATTGGTCCACATGTAACCATTGGAGACCACGCTCAAATTGAAGGAGTTATTATTAAAGATGCCATAATTGGGAATTATACCATCTTGGACAATGTAACTCTTCATAATTCCATTATTGGCAATGATGCAGTAATTAAGGGTAGATCTCAAAGCTACAACATCGGAGATAATACAGAAATTGATATGGCATAG
- a CDS encoding NAD(P)-binding domain-containing protein has protein sequence METLIEEILIYGFAGLLMVVVLWIYLRKQKQESILVGQKIQKAKEEGVHEPVSLHPVIDLNTCIKSGACLEACPEEDVLGIRNGRATLVNASHCVGHGACFHACPVEAISLRIGTEKRGVELPHVNQNFETNVRGIFIAGELGGMGLIKNSVEQGKQAMDHISQTIQKGHGNEFDVLILGAGPAGISASLQAKKLGLKAVVLEQDSLGGTVFNFPRAKIVMTAPMEIPLYGKVKFFQTSKTELLTIWKEVIGKNNIDIRENTKVEAITMVESGFEVKSSREEIYKAHKVLLAIGRRGTPRKLNVPGEILEKVAYRLLEPELISSKHVLVVGGGDSAIESALLLAPKNKVTLSYRGDKFSRLKPLNLESIQKAILEKTVDVILESNVIEILKDKVLMKKGVDPDSFELKNDLVYIFAGGELPTQFLQKTGIEITKRFGYTVKSHQK, from the coding sequence ATGGAAACATTGATAGAGGAAATTCTGATTTATGGTTTCGCCGGATTGTTGATGGTAGTGGTCTTATGGATTTACCTCAGAAAACAGAAACAGGAGAGTATTCTTGTTGGTCAAAAAATACAAAAAGCAAAAGAAGAAGGTGTCCACGAACCAGTTTCATTACATCCGGTGATTGATTTAAATACCTGTATTAAAAGTGGGGCTTGTCTGGAAGCTTGTCCGGAAGAAGATGTATTGGGTATTCGAAATGGAAGAGCAACCCTGGTGAATGCCTCTCATTGCGTTGGCCACGGAGCTTGTTTTCATGCATGCCCTGTTGAGGCCATAAGCCTTAGAATAGGAACTGAAAAAAGAGGAGTAGAATTGCCACATGTAAATCAGAATTTTGAAACCAATGTCCGGGGTATATTCATTGCAGGTGAACTAGGAGGTATGGGATTGATAAAAAACAGTGTAGAGCAAGGGAAACAAGCCATGGATCATATTTCCCAAACTATTCAAAAGGGACACGGCAATGAATTTGATGTATTAATTTTAGGCGCAGGGCCAGCTGGGATCTCTGCCAGTCTTCAAGCAAAAAAGCTCGGACTTAAGGCAGTTGTCCTAGAGCAAGATTCTTTGGGAGGTACTGTTTTTAATTTTCCAAGGGCCAAAATTGTGATGACTGCTCCAATGGAAATTCCTTTATACGGCAAGGTAAAGTTTTTTCAAACCAGCAAAACAGAATTGCTGACCATTTGGAAGGAGGTAATTGGTAAAAATAACATCGATATCAGGGAAAATACTAAAGTAGAAGCGATCACCATGGTGGAGTCAGGCTTTGAGGTTAAAAGTTCCCGGGAAGAAATCTACAAAGCTCATAAGGTCTTACTGGCTATTGGCAGAAGAGGAACGCCAAGAAAACTAAATGTGCCCGGTGAAATTTTGGAAAAAGTAGCTTACCGTTTATTAGAGCCAGAATTAATTAGTAGCAAACACGTGTTGGTAGTGGGAGGTGGAGATTCTGCTATTGAAAGTGCATTATTACTGGCTCCTAAAAACAAAGTTACATTGTCATACCGTGGGGATAAATTCAGCAGGTTGAAGCCATTAAATCTGGAGAGCATACAAAAAGCAATTCTTGAAAAAACTGTAGACGTTATTTTAGAATCCAATGTGATTGAAATATTGAAAGATAAAGTGTTGATGAAAAAAGGTGTTGATCCAGATAGCTTTGAATTAAAAAATGATTTAGTTTATATTTTTGCCGGAGGAGAGTTACCTACTCAGTTTCTGCAAAAGACAGGGATTGAAATAACTAAAAGGTTTGGTTATACTGTAAAATCACACCAGAAATGA
- a CDS encoding cytochrome c family protein, whose product MSCNFNLQLSVFRLVWLVGFIVCSEFVLGQISPGKLSKAHSHLEGMSQCTQCHILGDKVSDQKCLDCHADLKRSIQANKGYHVSYEVKPKNCISCHSEHHGLKFEMIRFDQKTFNHRLTGYELEGAHKSKDCRDCHKPEYIQNTELKKNAKTFLGLDTKCLTCHADYHQKTLSGDCAKCHNFEKFKPAIKFNHQKSDFPLAGAHQKLDCAACHKKEIRNGKEFQKFADLEFKSCVACHKDEHKGRFGNNCKACHTEESFHKIKTSTSFNHSLTGFTLEGKHKVLDCRKCHDNREGTQGQFKEFVSLRKPDCINCHKDVHEGKFGEDCKKCHHQESFHISKRLDQFDHSLTKFPLEGKHQAVDCKKCHKAGSMTDPVAYDACKKCHEDYHKGEFNSNGSYNDCAACHSVTGFTESTFGFEHHQKSAFPLTGAHLAVECKSCHHKGDRWNFRKIGNLCKDCHKDPHEGVLDPKFYESNQCTSCHIDESWTQINFDHGKTNFTLEGKHLQTSCRKCHFNQEKNGTFTQKFNNKEKQCVHCHENPHGQQFNQDGVTDCARCHGFNGWDNKNFNHDNARFKLEGEHKVVSCARCHEPMIVDNRKVINYRNGKLECKDCHLK is encoded by the coding sequence ATGAGCTGTAATTTTAATTTGCAATTAAGCGTATTTAGGCTGGTTTGGCTTGTAGGTTTTATAGTTTGTTCAGAATTTGTTTTAGGACAAATTTCACCCGGAAAATTGTCTAAGGCACACAGTCATTTGGAGGGTATGAGTCAGTGTACTCAATGCCACATACTTGGGGATAAGGTTTCTGATCAAAAATGCCTTGATTGTCATGCGGATTTAAAGCGAAGCATTCAAGCAAACAAAGGATATCACGTTTCTTATGAAGTAAAGCCAAAGAATTGTATTTCCTGCCATAGTGAACATCATGGGCTCAAATTTGAAATGATCCGTTTTGATCAAAAGACATTTAATCATCGATTGACTGGATATGAACTTGAAGGGGCGCATAAATCAAAGGATTGCAGGGATTGTCATAAACCGGAGTACATCCAAAATACAGAACTGAAAAAAAACGCAAAAACTTTTCTTGGTTTGGATACAAAGTGTCTAACCTGTCATGCAGACTATCATCAAAAGACTTTATCCGGGGATTGTGCAAAATGCCACAATTTTGAAAAGTTTAAACCGGCTATAAAATTTAATCATCAGAAATCCGACTTTCCTCTTGCCGGGGCACATCAAAAATTAGACTGTGCAGCTTGTCACAAAAAAGAAATTCGTAATGGTAAGGAGTTTCAGAAATTTGCAGATCTGGAATTTAAATCTTGTGTAGCCTGCCACAAAGATGAGCATAAAGGAAGATTTGGAAATAATTGCAAAGCTTGCCATACGGAAGAATCTTTTCACAAAATCAAAACCTCCACCTCATTTAATCATTCCTTAACTGGTTTTACCCTCGAAGGAAAACATAAAGTCTTAGATTGTCGGAAATGCCATGACAACAGGGAAGGTACCCAAGGACAATTTAAAGAATTTGTTTCCCTCAGGAAGCCTGATTGTATAAATTGTCATAAGGATGTTCATGAGGGTAAATTTGGAGAGGATTGTAAGAAATGTCACCATCAGGAAAGTTTCCATATCAGTAAACGCCTTGACCAGTTTGACCATAGTCTTACAAAATTTCCATTGGAAGGTAAGCACCAAGCCGTGGATTGTAAGAAATGTCACAAGGCTGGCAGTATGACGGATCCTGTTGCTTATGACGCCTGTAAAAAGTGTCATGAAGACTACCATAAAGGTGAGTTTAATTCAAATGGCAGTTACAATGATTGTGCAGCCTGTCATTCGGTTACTGGATTTACAGAATCTACATTTGGTTTTGAGCATCATCAGAAAAGTGCCTTCCCTCTGACCGGGGCACATCTTGCGGTAGAATGTAAATCCTGCCATCACAAGGGTGATCGATGGAATTTTCGTAAGATAGGGAACCTATGTAAAGACTGTCATAAAGACCCGCATGAAGGGGTTCTGGATCCTAAATTTTATGAGTCAAACCAATGTACGAGTTGTCACATAGATGAAAGTTGGACTCAAATCAATTTTGATCATGGAAAAACTAATTTCACTCTTGAAGGTAAGCACCTACAGACAAGCTGCCGTAAATGTCATTTTAACCAGGAAAAAAATGGAACTTTTACACAAAAATTTAATAATAAGGAGAAGCAATGTGTCCATTGTCACGAAAACCCCCACGGTCAGCAATTTAACCAAGATGGTGTCACAGATTGCGCAAGGTGTCATGGGTTTAATGGGTGGGATAATAAAAATTTTAATCACGATAATGCAAGATTTAAGCTTGAAGGTGAACATAAAGTTGTATCTTGCGCTCGTTGTCATGAACCGATGATTGTTGATAACCGTAAGGTGATCAACTATCGAAATGGTAAACTTGAATGCAAGGATTGTCATTTAAAATAG